In Nocardioides sp. zg-1228, a single window of DNA contains:
- a CDS encoding bifunctional allantoicase/(S)-ureidoglycine aminohydrolase, with protein MSYWVPRGGLPAQAELTTGQSGRAVFTEAYAVLPRGTMSDIVTSRLPHWDDTRLWVLARPLSGFAETFSWYVVEVAPGGGTERPDDDPDAESVLLVVDGEALLTIDGASHPLGAGSYAFLPPGARWTLRNGGEATATFHWIRKAYERVDGVEVPEAFVVHEDDVTAEPMPDTDGAWATQRFVDPLDVRHDMHVNIVGFEPGGAIPFPETHVMEHGLYVLEGKAVYLLNQDWVEVQEGDFMWLRAFCPQACYAGGPGRFRYLLYKDVNRHPRLRPSSPAT; from the coding sequence ATGAGCTACTGGGTGCCGAGGGGCGGGCTGCCGGCGCAGGCCGAGCTGACCACCGGGCAGTCGGGCCGGGCGGTCTTCACCGAGGCCTACGCCGTGCTGCCGCGCGGCACGATGAGCGACATCGTCACCAGCCGGCTGCCCCACTGGGACGACACCCGGCTGTGGGTGCTGGCCCGGCCGCTGTCCGGCTTCGCGGAGACGTTCTCGTGGTACGTCGTCGAGGTGGCGCCGGGCGGGGGCACCGAGCGCCCCGACGACGACCCCGACGCCGAGTCGGTGCTGCTCGTCGTCGACGGCGAGGCGCTGCTGACGATCGACGGCGCGAGCCACCCCCTGGGCGCCGGCAGCTACGCGTTCCTGCCGCCCGGTGCGCGCTGGACGCTGCGCAACGGCGGCGAGGCGACCGCGACCTTCCACTGGATCCGCAAGGCCTACGAGCGCGTCGACGGCGTCGAGGTGCCCGAGGCGTTCGTCGTCCACGAGGACGACGTCACCGCCGAGCCGATGCCCGACACCGACGGGGCGTGGGCCACCCAGCGCTTCGTCGACCCCCTCGACGTGCGCCACGACATGCACGTCAACATCGTCGGCTTCGAGCCGGGCGGCGCGATCCCGTTCCCGGAGACCCACGTCATGGAGCACGGCCTCTACGTCCTGGAGGGCAAGGCGGTCTACCTGCTCAACCAGGACTGGGTCGAGGTGCAGGAGGGCGACTTCATGTGGTTGCGCGCGTTCTGCCCGCAGGCCTGCTACGCCGGCGGCCCGGGACGGTTCCGCTACCTGCTCTACAAGGACGTCAACCGGCACCCGCGGCTTCGTCCGTCCTCTCCCGCGACGTGA
- a CDS encoding FAD binding domain-containing protein codes for MPEPHITVNGRPRPLTGTPAHTNALDFLRGCGLTGAKEGCAEGECGACAVLVARPDGPRSRWTPVNACLVPALALDGQEVLTAEGLGRPDDLHPVQSELAVRGGSQCGYCTPGFACSMAAEYYRPDREDGPGGFDLHAIAGNLCRCTGYRPIRDAALALGSPEPGDPLAQRQAAPAPGPVPTRVAGFTRPADLADALALLAEHPDATVVAGSTDWGVEVNLRGRRVAHLVAIDRLPELRGITAGGPVEIGAALTLNEVAAALGDTVPLLAELWPQFASPLIRNGATIGGNLATASPIGDLVPALLALDASLVLASAAGEREVALAEFFTGYRESVLRPGELIRCVRVPTPLASHTTFRKVAKRRVDDISSVAVAIALEVVDGTVARARVGLGGVAATPVRARATEAALAGRPWSAETVEAAAVVLAGEGTPIDDQRASAAYRAAMLGNALRAWWAEGWGER; via the coding sequence GTGCCCGAGCCGCACATCACCGTCAACGGGCGCCCGCGCCCGCTCACCGGCACGCCCGCCCACACCAACGCGCTCGACTTCCTGCGCGGCTGCGGGCTGACCGGCGCCAAGGAGGGCTGCGCGGAGGGCGAGTGCGGCGCCTGCGCCGTCCTGGTCGCCCGGCCCGACGGGCCACGCAGCCGGTGGACGCCGGTCAACGCCTGCCTGGTCCCCGCGCTCGCGCTCGACGGCCAGGAGGTGCTCACCGCCGAGGGCCTGGGCCGACCCGACGACCTGCACCCGGTCCAGTCCGAGCTGGCGGTGCGCGGCGGCTCGCAGTGCGGCTACTGCACCCCGGGGTTCGCCTGCTCGATGGCCGCGGAGTACTACCGGCCCGACCGGGAGGACGGTCCCGGCGGGTTCGACCTGCACGCCATCGCGGGCAACCTCTGCCGCTGCACCGGCTACCGCCCGATCCGCGACGCGGCCCTCGCGCTCGGCAGCCCCGAGCCGGGGGACCCCCTCGCGCAGCGGCAGGCCGCCCCGGCGCCCGGGCCGGTGCCGACCCGCGTCGCCGGGTTCACCCGTCCCGCCGACCTCGCCGACGCGCTCGCGCTGCTGGCGGAGCACCCCGACGCCACGGTGGTCGCCGGGTCCACCGACTGGGGGGTGGAGGTCAACCTGCGCGGACGCCGGGTCGCCCACCTCGTCGCGATCGACCGGCTGCCCGAGCTGCGCGGGATCACCGCCGGCGGACCGGTCGAGATCGGCGCCGCGCTCACGCTCAACGAGGTCGCGGCCGCGCTCGGCGACACCGTCCCGCTGCTGGCCGAGCTGTGGCCGCAGTTCGCCTCGCCGCTCATCCGCAACGGCGCCACCATCGGCGGCAACCTCGCGACCGCGTCCCCGATCGGCGACCTGGTCCCCGCCCTGCTCGCTCTCGACGCGAGCCTCGTGCTCGCGTCCGCCGCCGGCGAGCGGGAGGTGGCGCTGGCGGAGTTCTTCACCGGCTACCGCGAGAGCGTGCTGCGCCCCGGCGAGCTGATCCGGTGCGTCCGGGTGCCGACGCCGCTCGCGTCGCACACCACGTTCCGCAAGGTCGCCAAGCGCCGCGTCGACGACATCTCCAGCGTCGCGGTCGCGATCGCGCTCGAGGTCGTCGACGGCACCGTCGCGCGGGCGCGCGTCGGCCTGGGCGGGGTGGCCGCCACCCCGGTGCGGGCGCGCGCCACCGAGGCCGCCCTGGCGGGCCGGCCGTGGTCGGCCGAGACCGTCGAGGCCGCGGCCGTCGTGCTGGCCGGGGAGGGCACGCCCATCGACGACCAGCGGGCGAGCGCCGCCTATCGCGCGGCGATGCTCGGCAACGCGCTGCGAGCCTGGTGGGCGGAGGGGTGGGGGGAGCGGTGA
- the xdhB gene encoding xanthine dehydrogenase molybdopterin binding subunit → MSELSRRPDDAVVGLSLPHESAALHVTGHALYTDDLVHRTPHVLHAHPVCSPHPHARVVRLDPAPALEVAGVVRVLTAADVPGTNDAGVKHDEPLFPEIAMFVGHAVCWVLGETIEAARLGAAAVEVGYEPLPAVVALTEAIEAGSFQGGRPVVARGDVEQGLAGAAHVFSGVTEMSGQEHFYLETHASLALVDEGGQVFVQCSTQHPSETQEIVAHVLGLDSHHVTVQCLRMGGGFGGKEMQPHGFAAVAALGAVLTGRPVRLRLSRTHDMTMTGKRHGFHAQWRVGFDGEDRLAALEATLTSDGGWSLDLSEPVLARALCHVDNAYWIPDVRLHGRVARTHKTSQTAFRGFGGPQGMLVIEDILGRCAPLLGIDPAELRRRNFYVEGQSTPYGQPVRHPERLAAAWDQVIASGDVVRRRAEVEAFNAAHPHRKRGLAITPVKFGISFNFTAFNQAGALVHVYKDGSVLINHGGTEMGQGLHTKMLQVAATALGVPLARVRVAPTRTDKVPNTSATAASSSTDLNGGAVKHACEQILARLREVDAGRGLPWAEVVREAYASRVQLWAAGFYRTEGIHWDSTLMQGHPFKYFSYGVAAAEVEVDGFTGAHRTRRVDIVHDVGDSLSPLVDLGQVEGGFAQGVGWLTLEDLRWDESHGPARGRLTTQSASTYKLPSLGELPDELHVALLEQAAETGVVYGSKAVGEPPVMLAFAVREALRAAAAAFGPEGTSVELASPATPEAVFWAVERARAAAPGRVVEGLPGVEPDRPDPAAPPLRPRSERAAHAAGEA, encoded by the coding sequence GTGAGCGAGCTGTCCCGGCGCCCCGACGACGCGGTCGTCGGGCTGTCGCTGCCCCACGAGAGCGCCGCGCTGCACGTCACCGGCCACGCGCTCTACACCGACGACCTGGTGCACCGTACGCCCCACGTCCTGCACGCCCACCCGGTCTGCTCGCCGCACCCGCACGCCCGGGTCGTCCGCCTCGATCCCGCGCCGGCGCTGGAGGTGGCGGGCGTGGTGCGGGTGCTGACGGCCGCCGACGTGCCCGGCACCAACGACGCCGGCGTCAAGCACGACGAGCCGTTGTTCCCCGAGATCGCGATGTTCGTGGGGCACGCGGTGTGCTGGGTGCTGGGGGAGACGATCGAGGCCGCCCGCCTCGGCGCGGCGGCCGTGGAGGTCGGCTACGAGCCGCTCCCCGCGGTCGTGGCGCTCACCGAGGCGATCGAGGCCGGGAGCTTCCAGGGCGGCCGGCCGGTCGTCGCGCGCGGCGACGTCGAGCAAGGGCTCGCGGGGGCGGCCCACGTCTTCAGCGGCGTGACCGAGATGAGCGGCCAGGAGCACTTCTACCTCGAGACCCACGCCTCGCTCGCGCTCGTCGACGAGGGCGGGCAGGTCTTCGTGCAGTGCAGCACCCAGCACCCGAGCGAGACGCAGGAGATCGTGGCCCACGTGCTGGGCCTCGACAGCCACCACGTCACCGTCCAGTGCCTGAGGATGGGCGGCGGCTTCGGCGGCAAGGAGATGCAGCCGCACGGCTTCGCCGCGGTGGCGGCGCTCGGGGCCGTCCTCACGGGCCGCCCGGTGCGGCTGCGGCTGAGCCGCACCCACGACATGACGATGACCGGCAAGCGCCACGGCTTCCACGCGCAGTGGCGGGTCGGCTTCGACGGCGAGGACCGGCTCGCCGCGCTCGAGGCGACGCTGACCTCCGACGGCGGCTGGAGCCTCGACCTCAGCGAGCCCGTGCTGGCCCGCGCGCTGTGCCACGTCGACAACGCCTACTGGATCCCCGACGTGCGTCTGCACGGCCGGGTGGCGCGCACCCACAAGACCTCCCAGACCGCCTTCCGCGGCTTCGGCGGACCGCAGGGGATGCTGGTGATCGAGGACATCCTCGGTCGCTGCGCGCCCCTCCTCGGGATCGACCCGGCCGAGCTGCGCCGCCGCAACTTCTACGTCGAGGGCCAGTCCACGCCCTACGGCCAGCCGGTGCGCCACCCCGAGCGGCTCGCCGCCGCCTGGGACCAGGTGATCGCCTCCGGTGACGTCGTACGCCGACGCGCCGAGGTCGAGGCGTTCAACGCCGCCCACCCCCACCGCAAGCGCGGACTGGCGATCACGCCGGTCAAGTTCGGCATCTCGTTCAACTTCACCGCCTTCAACCAGGCGGGGGCGCTGGTGCACGTCTACAAGGACGGGTCCGTGCTGATCAACCACGGCGGCACCGAGATGGGCCAGGGCCTGCACACCAAGATGCTGCAGGTCGCGGCCACCGCACTCGGCGTGCCCCTCGCCCGGGTGCGGGTCGCGCCCACCCGCACCGACAAGGTGCCCAACACGTCTGCGACCGCGGCGAGCTCGAGCACCGACCTCAACGGCGGGGCGGTGAAGCACGCGTGCGAGCAGATCCTGGCCCGCCTGCGCGAGGTCGACGCGGGGCGGGGACTGCCCTGGGCGGAGGTCGTCCGCGAGGCCTACGCCAGCCGGGTGCAGCTCTGGGCGGCCGGCTTCTACCGCACCGAGGGCATCCACTGGGACTCCACGCTGATGCAGGGCCACCCGTTCAAGTACTTCTCCTACGGCGTCGCGGCGGCCGAGGTCGAGGTCGACGGGTTCACCGGCGCCCACCGCACGCGACGCGTCGACATCGTGCACGACGTCGGCGACAGCCTGTCCCCGCTCGTCGACCTCGGCCAGGTGGAGGGTGGCTTCGCGCAGGGCGTGGGCTGGCTGACGCTCGAGGACCTGCGCTGGGACGAGTCGCACGGGCCGGCCCGCGGCCGGTTGACGACGCAGTCGGCCAGCACCTACAAGCTGCCGAGCCTCGGCGAGCTGCCCGACGAGCTCCACGTCGCGCTCCTCGAGCAGGCCGCCGAGACGGGCGTGGTCTACGGCTCGAAGGCGGTCGGCGAGCCGCCGGTCATGCTGGCCTTCGCGGTGCGCGAGGCGCTGCGGGCGGCCGCCGCCGCGTTCGGCCCGGAGGGCACGAGCGTCGAGCTCGCCTCGCCGGCCACCCCCGAGGCGGTGTTCTGGGCGGTGGAGCGCGCGCGGGCCGCGGCTCCCGGCCGGGTCGTCGAGGGCCTGCCCGGCGTCGAGCCCGACCGGCCCGACCCGGCGGCGCCCCCGCTGCGCCCACGCTCCGAGCGGGCCGCCCACGCGGCAGGGGAGGCCTGA
- the xdhC gene encoding xanthine dehydrogenase accessory protein XdhC translates to MHWLAAVGRLRDERRAGVLVTVAGVRGHAPRDPGAKMVVSADGAWGSVGGGNLEETALARARAMLAAGAADPEQLVLGLTDKARTDHGRQCCGGEVTLLLEPLPVVGSVAVVGVGHVGLQLARVLAAHDLDLHLVDSRAAQLSEERLALPGDGEARVRVHHAPVPELVLGTLPLGTHVLVMTHDHAEDFALCDEALRCAHLGSIGLIGSAAKWARFRAGLAREGHDEAALARIRCPIGLPAAVSKAPAAIAVSVAAELLDLLAADRARTRA, encoded by the coding sequence GTGCACTGGCTGGCAGCGGTCGGACGGCTCCGCGACGAGCGGCGGGCCGGCGTGCTCGTGACGGTGGCCGGCGTGCGTGGCCACGCCCCCCGCGACCCGGGCGCCAAGATGGTGGTCTCCGCCGACGGCGCGTGGGGCAGCGTCGGAGGCGGCAACCTCGAGGAGACCGCGCTGGCCCGGGCCCGGGCGATGCTGGCCGCGGGCGCCGCCGATCCCGAGCAGCTCGTCCTCGGGCTCACCGACAAGGCACGCACCGACCACGGCCGCCAGTGCTGCGGCGGCGAGGTCACCCTGCTGCTCGAGCCGCTGCCCGTGGTGGGGTCGGTGGCGGTCGTCGGCGTCGGGCACGTCGGCCTCCAGCTGGCCCGCGTCCTGGCCGCCCACGACCTCGACCTCCACCTCGTCGACTCGCGTGCCGCCCAGCTGTCCGAGGAGCGCCTGGCGCTGCCGGGAGACGGTGAGGCGCGGGTGCGGGTGCACCACGCGCCCGTCCCCGAGCTGGTGCTCGGCACGCTCCCGCTCGGCACCCACGTGCTGGTGATGACCCACGACCACGCCGAGGACTTCGCGCTCTGCGACGAGGCCCTGAGGTGCGCCCACCTCGGCTCGATCGGGCTGATCGGCTCGGCCGCCAAGTGGGCGCGCTTCCGCGCGGGCCTGGCGCGGGAGGGACACGACGAGGCGGCACTGGCGCGCATCCGCTGCCCGATCGGCCTGCCGGCAGCGGTGTCCAAGGCGCCCGCCGCGATCGCCGTCTCGGTCGCGGCGGAGCTGCTCGACCTCCTCGCCGCCGACCGAGCCCGGACCCGCGCATGA
- a CDS encoding guanine deaminase — protein sequence MSPGQPAAEVVYRARAFDAPDDPFTVSGPAFRYDDDLGLAVSGDGVIVDRGRFAEVAAARPGAPVIDLRAGILLPGLVDTHVHFPQVRVIGALGMPLLEWLERCALPEEVRLASTAYAATVAEEMVAGLIAAGTTTSLVFGSHFAPAVDALFAEAERYGLRVTSGLVVSDRILPEPLLTTPERARDDALRLAADWHARGRLRYAVTPRFALSASDAILAACADVLAAVDGAFFTSHVNENNDEIATVAGQFPHRADYVDTYDHHGLLGGLAVLAHDVHPTDAELAVLAARRTAVAYCPTSNSALGSGMFSLRRHVAAGVRVALGSDVGAGTGFSIFKEGLQAYFLQHLLGADGLQLTAGHLLHLSTAAGAAALGLGDVTGDLGPGKQFDAICLRPRVGTALDIGLRHAGSPEEALGKIFALAHDADVADVWVGGDQVASGGFVRPVSRPAPAARRTPAG from the coding sequence ATGAGCCCTGGCCAGCCGGCCGCCGAGGTCGTCTACCGCGCCCGCGCCTTCGACGCTCCCGACGACCCGTTCACCGTGTCCGGGCCTGCGTTCCGCTACGACGACGACCTCGGCCTGGCCGTCTCGGGCGACGGGGTCATCGTCGACCGCGGCCGGTTCGCCGAGGTCGCCGCGGCCCGTCCGGGTGCGCCGGTGATCGACCTGCGCGCCGGGATCCTGCTGCCCGGCCTCGTCGACACGCACGTCCACTTCCCGCAGGTGCGGGTGATCGGCGCCCTCGGCATGCCGCTGCTGGAGTGGCTGGAGCGGTGCGCCCTGCCGGAGGAGGTGCGCCTCGCCTCGACCGCCTACGCCGCCACGGTCGCCGAGGAGATGGTCGCCGGCCTGATCGCCGCCGGGACGACGACGTCGCTGGTCTTCGGCTCGCACTTCGCCCCGGCGGTCGACGCCCTCTTCGCGGAGGCCGAGCGCTACGGGCTGCGGGTGACGAGCGGGCTGGTGGTCAGCGACCGGATCCTGCCCGAGCCGCTGCTCACCACCCCCGAGCGGGCCCGCGACGACGCCCTCCGGCTGGCGGCGGACTGGCACGCGCGTGGCCGGCTGCGCTACGCCGTGACGCCGCGGTTCGCCCTGTCCGCCTCCGACGCGATCCTGGCGGCGTGCGCCGACGTGCTCGCCGCCGTCGACGGCGCGTTCTTCACCTCCCACGTCAACGAGAACAACGACGAGATCGCCACCGTGGCCGGTCAGTTCCCCCACCGCGCCGACTACGTCGACACCTACGACCACCACGGGCTGCTCGGCGGGCTCGCCGTGCTGGCGCACGACGTGCACCCCACCGACGCCGAGCTCGCCGTGCTGGCCGCCCGGCGCACGGCGGTCGCCTACTGCCCGACGAGCAACTCCGCCCTCGGCTCGGGGATGTTCTCGCTGCGACGCCACGTCGCGGCGGGGGTGCGCGTCGCCCTCGGCAGCGACGTCGGCGCGGGCACCGGCTTCTCGATCTTCAAGGAGGGCCTGCAGGCCTACTTCCTGCAGCACCTCCTCGGTGCCGACGGGCTGCAGCTGACCGCCGGACACCTGCTGCACCTGAGCACGGCGGCGGGCGCCGCGGCGCTCGGGCTCGGCGACGTCACCGGCGACCTCGGCCCCGGCAAGCAGTTCGACGCGATCTGCCTGCGCCCGCGGGTCGGCACCGCGCTCGACATCGGGCTGCGCCACGCCGGGTCGCCGGAGGAGGCCCTCGGCAAGATCTTCGCGCTGGCCCACGACGCCGACGTCGCCGACGTGTGGGTCGGCGGCGACCAGGTCGCCAGCGGCGGGTTCGTCCGCCCGGTCAGTCGCCCCGCGCCAGCAGCACGTCGTACGCCTGCAGGGTGA
- the aceB gene encoding malate synthase A yields MTGLEVSAPSVPRSQEVLTPEALDFVAGLDARFHERRDELLAARRTRREEIARTGRLDFLAETAEVRASDWRVAPVPHDLRDRRVEITGPTDPKMAINALNSGARVWLADLEDANTPHWRNVVGGQLTLHDAVRGRLSYTSPEGRQYAVADPASAPVALPRPRGWHFDEAHLTAAGRPVVAALVDFGLHFFHNARELLAAGSGPYYYLPKLESHLEARLWNDVFTHAQAELGVPHGSVRATVLIETITAAFEMDEILHGLRDHAAGLNAGRWDYLFSIIKNFRDAGPDFTLPDRNAVTMTAPMMTAYSDLLVRTCHRRGAFAIGGMAAFIPSRRDPEVNARAYAKVREDKTREARAGFDGSWVAHPDLVPVCAEVFDAVLDGRDNQLDVLREDVSVRAGDLLAVAATPGERTEAGLRGNVRIGMQYLHAWLSGNGAAGIDHLMEDAATAEISRSQVWQWVHNDATLDSGEAITRELVERLVAEEFETLGGAVDDDARRLFVDCALGDDFPDFLTLQAYDVLLARGD; encoded by the coding sequence ATGACCGGCCTCGAGGTGTCCGCCCCGTCCGTGCCGAGGTCGCAGGAGGTCCTCACGCCCGAGGCGCTGGACTTCGTGGCCGGCCTCGACGCCCGCTTCCACGAGCGCCGCGACGAGCTGCTCGCCGCGCGCCGCACCCGACGCGAGGAGATCGCCCGCACCGGCCGACTCGACTTCCTCGCCGAGACCGCCGAGGTGCGCGCGTCGGACTGGCGGGTCGCCCCGGTGCCCCACGACCTGCGGGACCGCCGCGTCGAGATCACCGGTCCCACCGACCCCAAGATGGCGATCAACGCCCTCAACTCCGGAGCGCGGGTGTGGCTGGCCGACCTCGAGGACGCCAACACCCCCCACTGGCGCAACGTCGTCGGCGGACAGCTGACGCTGCACGACGCCGTCCGGGGGCGCCTGTCGTACACGTCGCCGGAGGGCCGGCAGTACGCCGTCGCCGACCCCGCGAGCGCGCCGGTGGCCCTCCCCCGCCCGCGCGGGTGGCACTTCGACGAGGCCCACCTCACCGCCGCCGGCCGCCCGGTCGTCGCCGCGCTGGTCGACTTCGGCCTGCACTTCTTCCACAACGCCCGCGAGCTGCTCGCGGCGGGGAGCGGTCCCTACTACTACCTGCCCAAGCTGGAGTCCCACCTCGAGGCCCGGCTGTGGAACGACGTCTTCACCCACGCCCAGGCCGAGCTCGGGGTGCCGCACGGCTCGGTGCGCGCGACCGTCCTCATCGAGACGATCACCGCGGCGTTCGAGATGGACGAGATCCTCCACGGGCTGCGCGACCACGCGGCCGGGCTCAACGCGGGCCGTTGGGACTACCTCTTCAGCATCATCAAGAACTTCCGCGACGCAGGCCCCGACTTCACCCTGCCCGACCGCAACGCGGTGACCATGACGGCGCCGATGATGACCGCCTACAGCGACCTGCTCGTCCGCACCTGCCACCGGCGCGGCGCCTTCGCCATCGGCGGGATGGCGGCGTTCATCCCGAGCCGCCGCGACCCCGAGGTCAACGCGCGCGCCTACGCCAAGGTGCGCGAGGACAAGACCCGCGAGGCGCGGGCCGGCTTCGACGGGTCGTGGGTGGCGCACCCCGACCTGGTGCCGGTGTGCGCGGAGGTCTTCGACGCGGTCCTCGACGGGCGCGACAACCAGCTCGACGTGCTCCGCGAGGACGTCTCCGTGCGGGCCGGCGACCTCCTCGCGGTGGCCGCGACACCCGGCGAGCGCACGGAGGCGGGGCTGCGCGGCAACGTCCGGATCGGCATGCAGTACCTCCACGCCTGGCTCTCCGGCAACGGCGCCGCCGGCATCGACCACCTCATGGAGGACGCGGCGACGGCCGAGATCTCGCGCTCGCAGGTGTGGCAGTGGGTCCACAACGACGCCACCCTCGACTCCGGCGAGGCGATCACCCGCGAGCTCGTCGAGCGGCTGGTCGCCGAGGAGTTCGAGACCCTCGGCGGTGCGGTCGACGACGACGCCCGGCGGCTGTTCGTCGACTGCGCGCTCGGCGACGACTTCCCCGACTTCCTCACCCTGCAGGCGTACGACGTGCTGCTGGCGCGGGGCGACTGA
- a CDS encoding substrate-binding domain-containing protein yields the protein MVLIPLLGAAMALTACGNDDSSSGNDTSDDSSSESSSAAATGKVGVILPDTESSVRWESADRPALEAAFEEAGVDYDIQNAENDAERMTQIADTMIGNGVTVLAIVNLDSESGAAIQEKAKSQGVATIDYDRLTLGGSAEYYVSFDNTVVGELQGQGLADCLGDKKANIVYLNGSPTDNNATLFAEGAHSVLDEMSNYTVVGEQAVPEWDNEEAATIFQQLYTAADGKVDGVLAANDGLGGAAISILEGNGQAGKVPVTGQDATVEGLQNILAGTQCMTVYKSATQEAQALADVAIALANGEEADTTGTTVDSSDDSEVPSILLDPQAITKDNITDVIDDGGQKAADICTGKFADLCAEAGIS from the coding sequence TTGGTCCTCATCCCCCTGCTCGGCGCCGCCATGGCGCTGACCGCCTGCGGCAACGACGACAGCAGCTCGGGCAACGACACCAGCGACGACAGCAGCAGCGAGAGCAGCAGCGCCGCGGCGACCGGCAAGGTCGGCGTGATCCTGCCCGACACCGAGTCCTCGGTGCGGTGGGAGAGCGCGGACCGTCCCGCGCTCGAGGCCGCCTTCGAGGAGGCCGGCGTCGACTACGACATCCAGAACGCCGAGAACGACGCGGAGCGGATGACCCAGATCGCCGACACCATGATCGGCAACGGCGTGACGGTGCTCGCGATCGTCAACCTCGACTCCGAGTCCGGGGCGGCCATCCAGGAGAAGGCCAAGTCCCAGGGCGTCGCCACCATCGACTACGACCGCCTCACGCTCGGCGGCTCGGCGGAGTACTACGTGTCCTTCGACAACACCGTCGTCGGCGAGCTGCAGGGCCAGGGCCTCGCGGACTGCCTCGGTGACAAGAAGGCCAACATCGTCTACCTCAACGGCTCGCCCACTGACAACAACGCCACCCTCTTCGCCGAGGGCGCGCACAGCGTGCTGGACGAGATGAGCAACTACACGGTGGTCGGCGAACAGGCCGTGCCGGAGTGGGACAACGAGGAGGCCGCCACGATCTTCCAGCAGCTCTACACCGCCGCGGACGGCAAGGTCGACGGCGTGCTCGCGGCCAACGACGGGCTGGGTGGCGCCGCCATCAGCATCCTCGAGGGCAACGGCCAGGCCGGCAAGGTGCCGGTGACCGGTCAGGACGCCACGGTCGAGGGCCTGCAGAACATCCTCGCCGGCACCCAGTGCATGACGGTCTACAAGTCCGCCACGCAGGAGGCGCAGGCGCTGGCCGACGTCGCCATCGCGCTCGCCAACGGCGAGGAGGCAGACACCACGGGCACCACGGTCGACTCCTCCGACGACAGCGAGGTCCCCTCGATCCTGCTCGATCCGCAGGCCATCACCAAGGACAACATCACTGACGTGATCGACGACGGCGGCCAGAAGGCGGCGGACATCTGCACGGGCAAGTTCGCCGACCTGTGCGCCGAGGCCGGCATCTCCTGA
- a CDS encoding ATP-binding cassette domain-containing protein gives MPEPLLELRGVNKSFGVAHVLHDVDFAVRPGQVTALVGDNGAGKSTLVKIIAGIYGRDSGSYLFEGREVDVHGPRDVAALGVEVVYQDLALCDNLDIVQNMFLGREEVKGIGLDEVTMESRARETLSSLSVRTVKSVRQSVASLSGGQRQTVAIAKAVLWNSKIVLLDEPTAALGVAQTRQVLDLVRRLADRGLGVVLISHNLGDVFEVADRITALYLGRVAADVSVKDVTHSQVVELITAGRSGSLGISENPATATV, from the coding sequence ATGCCGGAACCGCTGCTGGAGCTGCGCGGGGTCAACAAGAGCTTCGGCGTGGCGCACGTGCTGCACGACGTCGACTTCGCCGTCCGCCCCGGACAGGTCACCGCCCTGGTCGGCGACAACGGCGCGGGCAAGTCGACCCTCGTCAAGATCATCGCGGGCATCTACGGCCGCGACAGCGGCAGCTACCTCTTCGAGGGCCGCGAGGTCGACGTGCACGGCCCCCGCGACGTGGCCGCACTCGGCGTCGAGGTCGTCTACCAGGACCTCGCGCTGTGCGACAACCTCGACATCGTCCAGAACATGTTCCTGGGCCGCGAGGAGGTCAAGGGCATCGGCCTCGACGAGGTGACGATGGAGTCGCGCGCCCGCGAGACCCTGTCGTCGCTCTCGGTGCGCACCGTGAAGTCGGTGCGCCAGAGCGTGGCGAGCCTGTCGGGTGGTCAACGCCAGACGGTGGCGATCGCCAAGGCCGTGCTGTGGAACTCCAAGATCGTGCTGCTCGACGAGCCGACCGCGGCGCTGGGCGTGGCGCAGACCCGCCAGGTGCTCGACCTGGTGCGGCGCCTCGCCGACCGGGGCCTCGGCGTGGTGCTGATCTCGCACAACCTGGGCGACGTCTTCGAGGTCGCCGACCGGATCACCGCGCTCTACCTCGGCCGGGTGGCCGCCGACGTCTCGGTGAAGGACGTGACCCACAGCCAGGTGGTCGAGCTGATCACCGCCGGACGCTCCGGGAGCCTCGGCATCTCCGAGAACCCCGCGACCGCGACCGTCTGA